A single Planctomycetota bacterium DNA region contains:
- a CDS encoding uracil-DNA glycosylase, whose protein sequence is MNRHARRHLEMERLFGADFLPLSRARASRPAARPAAERPKAEACGSGPPEFLEFRRQVLSCTKCGLAGTRTQVVFGVGPLGAPLMFVGEAPGEDEDRQGEPFVGRAGQLLTKTLKKLGVGRERVYIANILKCRPPGNRTPQFDEMAACMPWLLRQIQFVGPGILCALGNIAAQTLLGTRTGITRLRGKYGEAHGRRIFCTFHPAYVLRNMGDLPLFEADLRTVCRDAGLLGETGAGSLQGPEKNI, encoded by the coding sequence ATGAATCGTCACGCGCGCCGGCACCTGGAGATGGAACGTCTCTTCGGAGCGGACTTCCTGCCCCTGTCCCGCGCGCGGGCCTCCCGTCCGGCCGCGCGGCCGGCCGCCGAGCGTCCGAAGGCGGAGGCGTGCGGGAGCGGGCCGCCCGAGTTCCTCGAGTTCCGGCGGCAGGTTCTTTCCTGCACGAAGTGCGGCCTGGCGGGGACGCGCACGCAGGTGGTCTTCGGCGTGGGGCCGCTCGGAGCGCCGCTCATGTTCGTGGGCGAAGCTCCGGGGGAGGACGAGGACCGGCAGGGCGAGCCCTTCGTGGGCCGGGCGGGGCAGCTTCTGACGAAGACCTTGAAGAAGCTGGGCGTCGGGCGGGAACGGGTTTACATCGCGAACATTCTCAAATGCCGCCCTCCCGGCAACCGCACCCCGCAGTTCGACGAGATGGCGGCGTGCATGCCGTGGCTGCTGCGGCAGATCCAGTTCGTGGGTCCCGGAATTCTCTGCGCCCTGGGCAACATCGCCGCCCAGACGCTCCTGGGGACCCGGACGGGAATCACCCGCCTGCGGGGCAAGTACGGGGAGGCCCACGGGCGGCGGATCTTCTGCACGTTTCATCCCGCCTACGTCCTGAGGAACATGGGAGACCTTCCGCTGTTCGAAGCGGACCTGCGGACCGTCTGCCGGGACGCGGGCCTTCTGGGGGAAACGGGCGCCGGAAGCTTGCAGGGACCGGAAAAAAATATTTAA
- a CDS encoding bifunctional oligoribonuclease/PAP phosphatase NrnA — protein MASFASPRHSLKPASRAMIRRILDFVRRHDRYLVTGHVRSDGDALGAQLAFHFLLRRLGKRSHVVCDGGALPEYRFLPGSDRVGAGPEDLRKDYEAVFTFDSGSWARLERIAQALPRERLTVINVDHHASNDRFGDLNWVDPSFASSTEMVWELVRASGVRPDRRIATCVYTGIVTDTGRFSFSNTTVQTHLDAAELLACGVKPAEIHRALFRQKTPEQLRYLAEALRRIRLTAGGRVGWLVLSKDLSRKTGYAPGDTQEYIDQVKSIKGVQVAVLLREADAPGKVKVSWRTDPGVDGIALAARWGGGGHPRASGATVPGTLAQAEREVLRETVRFLDGRRG, from the coding sequence ATGGCGAGCTTCGCGTCGCCCCGGCATAGCCTGAAGCCCGCTTCGCGGGCGATGATCCGGCGGATCCTCGACTTCGTCCGCAGGCACGACCGCTATCTCGTCACCGGCCACGTGCGCAGCGACGGGGACGCGCTCGGAGCGCAGCTCGCCTTCCACTTCCTGCTGCGGCGTCTGGGCAAGCGCTCCCACGTGGTCTGCGACGGCGGAGCGCTTCCGGAGTACCGCTTCCTGCCGGGCAGCGACCGGGTGGGGGCCGGCCCCGAGGATCTCCGGAAGGACTACGAGGCGGTCTTCACCTTCGATTCGGGCTCCTGGGCGCGCCTGGAGCGGATCGCGCAGGCCCTGCCCCGCGAGCGCCTCACCGTGATCAACGTGGACCACCACGCCTCCAACGACCGCTTCGGAGACCTCAACTGGGTGGATCCGTCGTTTGCGTCCAGCACGGAAATGGTCTGGGAACTGGTGCGCGCGTCCGGCGTCCGTCCGGACCGGCGGATCGCGACCTGCGTCTACACGGGAATCGTGACCGACACGGGCCGGTTTTCGTTCTCGAACACGACGGTCCAGACGCACCTCGACGCCGCCGAGCTTCTGGCCTGCGGCGTCAAGCCCGCGGAGATCCACCGGGCGCTTTTCCGCCAGAAGACGCCGGAGCAGCTTCGCTATCTGGCGGAGGCGCTGCGGCGGATCCGTCTGACCGCGGGCGGGCGGGTGGGATGGCTGGTCCTCTCGAAGGACCTGTCGCGCAAGACGGGCTACGCGCCCGGGGACACGCAGGAGTACATCGATCAGGTCAAATCGATCAAGGGCGTCCAGGTCGCGGTGCTGCTTCGGGAGGCGGACGCCCCGGGCAAGGTGAAGGTTTCCTGGCGGACGGACCCCGGCGTGGACGGGATCGCGCTGGCGGCGCGTTGGGGCGGCGGGGGACACCCGAGGGCGTCGGGCGCCACGGTTCCCGGGACGCTGGCGCAGGCGGAGCGGGAAGTCCTGAGGGAAACGGTGCGGTTTCTCGACGGGCGGCGGGGATGA
- the mtaB gene encoding tRNA (N(6)-L-threonylcarbamoyladenosine(37)-C(2))-methylthiotransferase MtaB: protein MRTFAFVTFGCKVNQYESQALREGFARRGLEEVPADRGADLIVVNTCTVTEVATAEAQRVVRRLARKFPFAEIAVTGCAADSHRQEFLNLPGVRRVVPHDEKAALAEDPRLTPADTKPSIFELSISRFDGHTRAFLKVEDGCDLNCSFCIIPKVRGRAVSRPLESAVEEARRLAANGYREIVLTGVHLGSYGKDLAGRSLLPDLVERLLKLPGVARVRLSSIEANEISDPLLDLMAAEPRFCPHLHLPLQSGDDEILRAMRRRYNVRQFRAACDRVAERVPDPGLTTDVIVGFPGETERHFENTLSLCRAIGFSRIHVFPYSRRRGTDAARLPDLPGRIKKERLRRLERLAAELADAFARRFVGREVEVLVERDGAGYTERYLKARAAGAPGSLVRGRAERVDHGELRVAPA, encoded by the coding sequence ATGAGGACCTTCGCCTTCGTGACCTTCGGATGCAAGGTCAACCAATACGAGTCTCAGGCGCTTCGGGAAGGGTTCGCCCGGCGGGGCCTGGAGGAGGTTCCGGCCGACCGCGGGGCGGATCTCATCGTCGTCAACACCTGCACGGTCACGGAGGTCGCCACGGCGGAGGCGCAGCGGGTCGTGCGTCGCCTGGCCCGGAAGTTCCCTTTCGCCGAGATCGCCGTGACGGGGTGCGCGGCCGATTCCCACCGCCAGGAGTTCCTGAATCTTCCGGGCGTCCGCCGGGTGGTGCCCCACGACGAGAAGGCCGCGCTGGCGGAGGACCCTCGCCTGACTCCGGCCGACACGAAGCCCTCGATCTTCGAGCTTTCGATCTCACGGTTCGACGGCCACACGCGCGCCTTCCTCAAGGTGGAGGACGGCTGCGACCTCAACTGCTCGTTCTGCATCATCCCGAAGGTGCGGGGACGGGCGGTCAGCCGCCCGCTCGAAAGCGCCGTCGAAGAGGCGCGCCGCCTGGCCGCCAACGGCTACCGGGAGATCGTCCTGACGGGGGTCCACCTGGGATCCTACGGCAAGGATCTCGCCGGCCGGTCGCTTCTGCCGGATCTCGTGGAGCGGCTCCTGAAGCTGCCGGGAGTGGCGCGCGTGCGGCTCTCCTCGATCGAGGCCAACGAGATCTCCGATCCGCTGCTCGATCTCATGGCGGCGGAGCCGCGGTTCTGCCCGCACCTGCACCTGCCGCTTCAGTCGGGGGACGATGAGATCCTCCGCGCCATGCGCCGCCGGTACAACGTCCGGCAGTTCCGGGCGGCCTGCGACCGGGTGGCCGAACGGGTTCCGGATCCGGGGCTGACGACCGACGTCATCGTGGGCTTTCCGGGGGAGACCGAGCGGCATTTCGAAAACACGCTGTCGCTCTGCCGCGCGATCGGCTTTTCCCGGATCCACGTCTTCCCCTATTCCCGGCGCCGGGGGACGGACGCGGCCCGCCTGCCGGATCTCCCCGGCCGGATCAAGAAGGAGCGCCTCCGGCGGCTGGAGCGCCTGGCGGCGGAGCTGGCGGACGCCTTCGCCCGCCGGTTCGTCGGACGCGAGGTGGAGGTCCTCGTCGAGCGCGACGGGGCCGGATACACCGAGCGCTACCTCAAGGCCCGCGCGGCGGGAGCGCCGGGGAGCCTTGTGCGCGGGCGTGCGGAACGGGTGGACCATGGCGAGCTTCGCGTCGCCCCGGCATAG
- the mnmA gene encoding tRNA 2-thiouridine(34) synthase MnmA translates to MARVLLAMSGGIDSSVSALLLRRAGHDVVGAFMRHGVPAPAGSAPARKQGCCSLEDAYDARRVADALGIPFYTLNFDKPFERIVEYFVSEYDRGRTPNPCVVCNRDLKFGRLFEYADAVGAEFVATGHYARTERRGDRTLLLKGKDPRKDQSYVLFPLRRRDLERVLFPVGGLEKAEVRALAREAGLRVAEKPESMEICFVPDQDHRRLLRERLAGRLREGEFRSRDGRVLGRHGGHQLFTVGQRKGLGVAFGKPMYVVEIDPDRNVVVLSEEDERRAEFFVRDVNWISSDPAPVEAQVKIRSAHPGAPARVEPAGEGRVRVTFREPQRAVTPGQAAVFYDGEVVLGGGWIE, encoded by the coding sequence ATGGCGCGGGTTCTTCTGGCGATGAGCGGGGGCATCGACTCGAGCGTCTCGGCCCTTCTTCTGCGCCGGGCAGGCCATGACGTGGTCGGGGCCTTCATGCGCCACGGCGTCCCCGCCCCGGCCGGGTCCGCTCCGGCCCGCAAGCAGGGCTGCTGCTCGCTCGAGGACGCCTATGACGCCCGCCGCGTGGCCGACGCGCTCGGGATCCCCTTCTACACGCTCAACTTCGACAAGCCGTTCGAGCGGATCGTCGAGTACTTCGTATCGGAATACGACCGCGGCCGCACCCCCAACCCGTGCGTGGTCTGCAACCGCGACCTCAAGTTCGGCCGGCTCTTCGAATACGCCGACGCGGTGGGCGCCGAGTTCGTCGCCACCGGCCACTATGCCCGAACGGAGCGCCGCGGGGATCGCACCCTCCTTCTCAAGGGAAAGGATCCCCGCAAGGACCAGTCGTACGTCCTGTTTCCGCTCCGGCGCCGCGATCTGGAGCGGGTCCTCTTTCCCGTGGGAGGGCTCGAGAAGGCGGAGGTCCGCGCGCTGGCCCGGGAGGCGGGGCTGCGGGTGGCGGAGAAGCCCGAGAGCATGGAAATTTGCTTCGTTCCCGACCAGGATCATCGGCGGCTCCTGCGGGAACGGCTGGCGGGACGGCTCCGCGAAGGGGAATTCCGCTCGCGCGACGGCCGCGTCCTGGGCCGCCACGGGGGCCATCAGCTTTTCACCGTGGGGCAGCGCAAGGGGCTCGGAGTCGCCTTCGGGAAGCCCATGTACGTGGTGGAGATCGATCCCGACCGCAACGTGGTCGTGCTCTCCGAGGAGGACGAGCGGCGCGCCGAATTTTTCGTGCGCGACGTCAACTGGATCTCCTCGGATCCCGCTCCGGTCGAGGCCCAGGTCAAGATCCGTTCCGCGCATCCGGGGGCGCCCGCCCGGGTGGAGCCCGCGGGAGAGGGAAGGGTCCGCGTGACGTTTCGGGAGCCGCAGCGCGCGGTGACCCCCGGGCAGGCGGCCGTCTTCTACGACGGCGAAGTCGTCCTCGGGGGCGGCTGGATCGAATAG
- a CDS encoding histone H1, whose product MGTEKFDALARLVGEARAQFEEFLRGKKVAATRARKALQEIKRLAQEARVEIQTLKKGPPAAPPPPAP is encoded by the coding sequence ATGGGGACCGAGAAATTCGACGCGCTGGCACGTCTGGTGGGGGAGGCCCGCGCCCAGTTCGAGGAGTTCCTCAGGGGCAAGAAAGTCGCCGCCACCCGCGCGCGCAAGGCGCTCCAGGAAATCAAGCGCCTGGCGCAGGAGGCGCGGGTCGAAATCCAGACCCTGAAGAAGGGTCCTCCGGCCGCGCCGCCGCCCCCCGCGCCCTGA